A genomic segment from Nitrosopumilus sp. K4 encodes:
- a CDS encoding DUF6659 family protein yields MSKFKFENMPYWESTSKYILSFPEIRFVGIIDNMGNLVAGDYKKGVVPIAKIDQYKICMEHALELFMKNDLDDSLGPLDYIISKRKNIKIITIPVSNYLVLISAESNVKVEPIIDEIIQSLKDMPERT; encoded by the coding sequence ATGTCAAAATTCAAGTTTGAAAATATGCCATATTGGGAATCTACAAGCAAGTACATTCTGAGTTTTCCAGAAATCAGATTTGTGGGAATCATAGACAATATGGGTAATCTTGTTGCAGGAGATTACAAAAAAGGAGTAGTGCCAATTGCAAAAATAGACCAATACAAGATCTGTATGGAGCATGCGTTAGAACTATTCATGAAAAATGATCTTGATGACTCCTTGGGACCATTGGATTACATAATTTCAAAAAGAAAAAACATAAAGATAATCACAATTCCCGTGAGCAATTATCTTGTGTTGATTTCTGCTGAATCTAATGTAAAGGTAGAACCCATAATTGATGAGATAATTCAATCTTTGAAAGATATGCCTGAAAGAACATAG
- a CDS encoding plastocyanin has product MKTVLVLIPIMALLIGSFSSYSSAESVPSWIKNTALWFGEGNVSEQEFLNAIKFLIENNIITIDKIKDKVVADPVILTSDESFNDPRIAQCNILYSSYTSLDYYQFQEQYSYINYLYDCVELYNDKVWNYRGEDREERVYEKFIEIHTQNLASPSRVPVDPYTEIRSTEQLGTETYMVQFDICAGDVLLDKIKVLVKSDVETILVVTDKDFLPNSCRNYETRIYSTHLDHIEIEIIEKILMHDE; this is encoded by the coding sequence TTGAAAACAGTTCTTGTTTTAATTCCGATTATGGCATTGTTGATAGGGAGTTTCAGTTCATATTCTTCGGCAGAATCCGTTCCGTCTTGGATAAAAAACACTGCCCTGTGGTTTGGAGAGGGTAATGTATCTGAACAAGAATTTCTTAATGCTATAAAATTCCTAATTGAGAACAACATAATTACAATAGATAAAATAAAAGACAAAGTCGTTGCAGATCCTGTGATCTTAACATCTGATGAATCATTTAATGATCCAAGAATTGCTCAATGCAATATTTTGTATTCTTCATACACTTCTCTAGATTATTACCAATTCCAAGAACAGTATTCCTACATAAATTATCTTTATGACTGTGTGGAACTATACAATGACAAGGTTTGGAACTATAGGGGAGAAGATAGGGAAGAAAGAGTTTACGAAAAATTCATTGAAATACACACACAAAATCTTGCATCTCCTTCTAGAGTTCCAGTAGATCCTTACACTGAAATTCGTTCAACAGAACAACTTGGCACTGAAACATACATGGTACAATTTGATATTTGTGCAGGTGATGTGCTTTTGGATAAAATCAAAGTGTTGGTAAAATCAGATGTGGAGACAATTCTTGTGGTAACTGACAAAGACTTTTTGCCAAATTCTTGTCGAAATTATGAAACAAGGATTTACTCAACACATTTAGATCATATAGAAATTGAAATAATTGAAAAAATTTTAATGCATGATGAATAA
- a CDS encoding PEFG-CTERM sorting domain-containing protein — MNNLVCIFNLNTIQKILCISVLLVTVFSITNFDIFAEELVIPKAELSLGANHLGSMITTQTVSDDGSVWIFVTATEPVEREHMTINVRFTDKNGQELTDVNYDIMASQNGQVILDKTMVNQQIGIGDHLTQALPSNDNVSIDITLHGIGDDSFASSNGESIEINVVPEFGAIASIVLAISILSIIIISAKKNSVFKPLIPS; from the coding sequence TTGAATAATTTAGTTTGTATTTTCAATCTGAATACAATACAAAAAATTTTATGCATTTCTGTATTGCTTGTTACAGTATTTTCAATTACAAATTTTGATATATTTGCAGAAGAATTAGTCATTCCAAAAGCTGAATTGAGTCTTGGTGCAAATCATCTTGGTTCTATGATAACAACACAGACAGTTTCTGACGATGGCTCTGTCTGGATATTTGTTACAGCAACAGAACCCGTAGAACGTGAACATATGACAATTAATGTAAGATTTACTGATAAAAATGGTCAAGAGTTAACTGATGTAAATTATGACATTATGGCATCTCAAAACGGACAAGTCATTTTGGACAAAACTATGGTAAATCAACAAATTGGCATTGGCGACCACCTTACTCAAGCATTGCCAAGTAATGATAATGTGAGTATCGATATTACATTACATGGAATTGGAGATGATTCCTTTGCATCATCTAATGGAGAATCTATTGAGATTAATGTGGTTCCAGAATTTGGAGCGATTGCCAGTATTGTTTTGGCAATATCGATTTTGAGCATAATAATTATCAGTGCAAAAAAGAACTCTGTGTTTAAACCACTTATTCCTAGTTAA
- a CDS encoding adenylate/guanylate cyclase domain-containing protein, with product MSSKPSKEQNPNIIDMLLSKSSENTVDSAILLENVQTRVNNALEKGYEYVRVIDSSEKFLRKNVFGQINMAVLYVDIVGSTKMSMTLPSDKLSLILSSFSQEMSYVIEQFHGYVLKFVGDAVIGYFVENETTQIPAAYNAVACAESMIKVVKQGINPILIEKAGLSEISVKIGIDFGKNSVVRYGADEQKAYVDLLGPTMNVASKIQNLAKPNQIIVGQDIYNKLDPYMQDFFLDMTDELDYPLQHHSDENEKIYRVYRYKYQ from the coding sequence ATGAGTTCTAAACCAAGCAAAGAACAAAATCCAAACATAATAGACATGCTTTTGAGCAAGAGTTCAGAAAATACGGTTGATTCTGCCATATTGTTAGAAAATGTGCAGACCAGAGTCAATAATGCATTAGAAAAAGGATATGAGTATGTACGAGTTATTGACTCATCTGAAAAATTTCTAAGAAAAAACGTATTTGGGCAAATTAACATGGCAGTACTTTATGTGGATATTGTGGGCTCTACAAAAATGAGTATGACATTGCCATCAGACAAACTATCGTTAATACTAAGCTCATTTTCCCAGGAAATGTCATATGTGATCGAACAGTTTCATGGATATGTCCTAAAATTTGTCGGTGATGCAGTTATAGGATATTTTGTAGAAAACGAGACAACCCAAATACCGGCAGCATACAACGCAGTTGCTTGTGCAGAATCCATGATAAAGGTTGTAAAACAAGGAATCAACCCAATATTAATTGAAAAAGCGGGTCTTTCAGAGATTAGCGTAAAAATCGGCATTGATTTTGGGAAGAATTCAGTAGTAAGATATGGTGCCGATGAACAAAAGGCATACGTGGATTTACTCGGACCTACAATGAATGTGGCATCAAAGATTCAAAATTTGGCAAAACCAAACCAGATCATAGTGGGCCAAGACATATACAATAAACTAGATCCATACATGCAAGACTTTTTCTTAGACATGACAGATGAATTGGATTATCCTTTACAGCATCATTCAGACGAGAATGAGAAGATTTACCGCGTTTACAGATACAAGTATCAGTGA